The following proteins are encoded in a genomic region of Micromonospora olivasterospora:
- a CDS encoding DUF1990 family protein produces the protein MSELTYPEVGATRAGPLPAGYHHLRHRRRLPDGCFAGAAEAVLSWRLHRAAGVRMRSDAPRAASGVAVTPGLGLGPLRIWGPCEVVWVEQGDRRAGFGYGTLPGHPERGEEAFVVSRDDSGAVWFEVCAFSRPDRWSMRAAGPIGRAVQHGYAWWLGRTLSRLCARR, from the coding sequence GTGTCCGAGCTGACGTACCCGGAGGTGGGCGCCACCCGGGCGGGACCGCTGCCCGCCGGCTACCACCACCTGCGCCACCGGCGCCGGCTGCCGGACGGCTGCTTCGCCGGCGCGGCGGAGGCCGTGCTGAGCTGGCGGCTGCACCGGGCGGCGGGCGTGCGGATGCGCAGCGACGCGCCCCGGGCGGCGAGCGGGGTGGCGGTCACGCCCGGCCTGGGGCTGGGGCCGCTGCGGATCTGGGGGCCGTGCGAGGTTGTCTGGGTGGAGCAGGGCGACCGGCGGGCCGGTTTCGGGTACGGCACCCTGCCCGGGCACCCGGAGCGCGGCGAGGAGGCGTTCGTGGTCTCCCGCGACGACTCCGGCGCGGTCTGGTTCGAGGTGTGCGCGTTCAGCCGGCCGGACCGCTGGTCGATGCGGGCCGCCGGGCCGATCGGCCGGGCCGTCCAGCACGGGTACGCCTGGTGGCTCGGTAGAACCCTGAGCCGGCTCTGCGCCCGGCGCTGA
- a CDS encoding ATP-dependent DNA ligase, whose translation MDLPINPPVEPMLAKAVARLPTEPGMTYEPKWDGFRCIVFRDGDEVELASRGGKTMTRYFPEVVEQALRQLPERCAVDGELIVIRRDGPDGQPRLDFELLAQRIHPAASRVRLLAETTPADFVAFDLLAIDDELLTDQPYPQRRARLERALAGVRPPVHVTQVTTDPDTARRWFDVFEGAGLDGLIVKPADLPYEPGKRLMFKVKHARTADVVVAGFRWHKSGPVVGSLLLGLYDDAGVLHHIGVSSSFTAARRKELLDELEPYRDVGPDHPWVHGDHERGQRIPGGVSRWTGTKNLEWEPLRPELVAEVAYDAMEGDRLRHTAQFVRWRPDRDPRSCGYDQLDRPVRYDVDQVLRGDPAATAKPGPARA comes from the coding sequence GTGGACCTGCCGATCAACCCGCCGGTCGAACCGATGCTGGCCAAGGCCGTGGCCCGGCTGCCCACCGAGCCCGGGATGACGTACGAGCCGAAGTGGGACGGCTTCCGCTGCATCGTGTTCCGCGACGGCGACGAGGTGGAGCTGGCCAGCCGGGGCGGCAAGACGATGACGCGCTACTTCCCCGAGGTGGTCGAGCAGGCGCTCCGGCAGCTGCCGGAGCGCTGCGCGGTCGACGGTGAGCTGATCGTCATCCGCCGCGACGGCCCGGACGGCCAGCCGCGGCTCGACTTCGAGCTGCTCGCCCAGCGCATCCATCCCGCCGCCTCCCGGGTGCGGCTGCTCGCCGAGACCACCCCGGCCGACTTCGTCGCGTTCGACCTGCTCGCCATCGACGACGAGTTGCTCACCGACCAGCCGTACCCGCAGCGCCGGGCCCGGCTGGAGCGCGCCCTCGCCGGGGTTCGCCCACCCGTGCACGTCACCCAGGTCACCACCGACCCCGACACGGCCCGCCGCTGGTTCGACGTCTTCGAGGGCGCCGGGCTCGACGGGCTGATCGTCAAGCCGGCCGACCTGCCGTACGAGCCGGGCAAGCGGCTGATGTTCAAGGTCAAGCACGCCCGCACGGCCGACGTGGTGGTGGCGGGCTTCCGCTGGCACAAGTCCGGCCCGGTGGTGGGCTCGCTGCTGCTCGGCCTGTACGACGACGCCGGGGTGCTGCACCACATCGGCGTCAGCTCGTCGTTCACGGCGGCGCGGCGCAAGGAGCTGCTGGACGAGCTGGAGCCCTACCGGGACGTCGGGCCCGACCACCCGTGGGTGCACGGCGACCACGAGCGCGGGCAGCGCATCCCCGGCGGGGTCAGCCGGTGGACGGGCACGAAGAACCTGGAGTGGGAGCCGCTGCGCCCGGAGCTGGTGGCCGAGGTGGCGTACGACGCGATGGAGGGCGACCGGCTGCGGCACACCGCCCAGTTCGTCCGCTGGCGGCCGGACCGCGACCCGCGCTCGTGCGGCTACGACCAGCTCGACCGCCCGGTGCGCTACGACGTCGACCAGGTGCTGCGCGGCGACCCGGCGGCGACGGCGAAGCCCGGCCCGGCCCGGGCGTAG
- a CDS encoding ABC transporter ATP-binding protein, protein MTEQSPAGPAVTTTLDEVVRVDGVSRTFGRGEHAVHAVRDVSFTAGRGELVAVRGRSGAGKTTLLNLVGGLDRPDSGRVRVAGHDLGAAGERELLRLRRGTVGFVFQTFGLIPILSAAENVGVPLRLARVPAAEREERVAVLLELVGLGGHAAQRPYELSGGQQQRVAVARALANEPDLLIADEPTGQLDSETGRAIMDLLRAVVHARGMTALVATHDPALIELADRTLTLRDGRLTDA, encoded by the coding sequence ATGACTGAACAGTCGCCCGCGGGCCCCGCCGTCACCACCACCCTCGACGAGGTGGTGCGGGTGGACGGGGTCAGCCGCACCTTCGGCCGGGGCGAACACGCCGTGCACGCCGTCCGGGACGTCTCGTTCACCGCCGGGCGCGGCGAGCTGGTCGCCGTCCGGGGCCGCTCCGGCGCCGGCAAGACGACCCTGTTGAACCTGGTCGGCGGCCTGGACCGCCCCGACTCCGGCCGGGTCCGGGTGGCCGGGCACGACCTCGGCGCGGCCGGCGAGCGGGAGCTGCTGCGGCTGCGCCGGGGCACGGTCGGGTTCGTCTTCCAGACGTTCGGGCTGATCCCGATTCTGTCGGCCGCCGAGAACGTCGGGGTGCCGCTGCGGCTGGCCCGGGTGCCCGCCGCGGAGCGGGAGGAGCGGGTGGCCGTGCTGCTGGAGCTGGTCGGGTTGGGCGGGCACGCGGCGCAGCGGCCGTACGAGCTGTCGGGCGGGCAGCAGCAGCGGGTGGCGGTGGCCCGCGCCCTGGCCAACGAGCCGGACCTGCTGATCGCCGACGAGCCCACCGGCCAGCTCGACTCGGAGACCGGACGGGCGATCATGGATTTGCTGCGGGCGGTGGTGCACGCGCGCGGGATGACCGCGCTCGTCGCCACGCACGACCCGGCCCTGATCGAGCTGGCCGACCGAACCCTGACCCTGCGCGACGGCCGCCTGACCGACGCCTGA
- a CDS encoding FtsX-like permease family protein, with product MRLVWRRTREARGLLLAGVAAALVAVALVTGLSDYNGRAVDAGQRAMLRAAPAEERSVLLSGTGGRDAAEFATRDRAVRERFAAGLGGVPTWVAGARYGTGRELTGDLGAARTGEDPVFANLVDLAEVAAHAELTSGAWAVPGATPTQVTLPERVATTLGLAAGDRVPLLDRGSDRRGEVLVAGVWRPRDPAEAYWRLAPGAGGADGAATSYGPFVLDPADFTRTFPGSVSASWLVEPDLASVPPSRLGAVKQALAVAAERVPEEAGLGSSAQTVTGMDRLIDRLGRADLVGRSALLTPLLLILVLGGYALVLVAALLNEDRRAQTALLRARGAARGQLAGLAVREATLVVLPAALLAPPLAGEALRRVGGSGLPLDAGGGRTAWAVALAAALGCLLAMVLPALRRAGTYVADMAARSRPTRGAAVQRASVDLALVLLAVLAWAQLRQYSSPLAGAGGRLGIDPLLAAAPIVGVLAGAVLALRLLPPATRYAERFVDRRPWTATMFGMWQAGRRPHAGPVLLLALAVGGSTLAWSLVTTWERSHVDQADYAVGADLRAVERTGAAPRDRAARLAAVLGLAGALPAWRDEVRLGRDDLPTTVVALDAAAAPQVVRLDERLADEPVRGLLDRMVAARGAPAGVALSATARRLTGILRTPVSDEIAPHRVDVVALLAGPGGLTWRVPLASGESDGRPVPFGVELPATAGGQLRLVGFGADAGDAQGRAYRLVVGDLAQVDADGASGPVPLSGRWALADTVQHPKPTLGVSTAGVDVTYEVDFRAGGRFAYQPPARFAVVPGDPNPPVPALLTPAVREALSLRLGDTVTVSLSGLSVPVTVVGELDAVPTTSAAGMLLDLPAAADWLLRHRGGDRPPTEWWLRADGGDPAGVADAVRKLPGVSVLDRRETAEAAAGDPYWLGARTGLLAAALGAVLLALVGLGVDVWATARHRLGEFAVLHTLGGSPRLLARALLAEQTFLAGIGVTVGLLVGAGVAATTAPLVILTPAAGRPVPEAAFVLPWAPVGLTAVGLLLVALAFSAAIATGLRQRVAALQLRIGGDR from the coding sequence ATGAGACTGGTGTGGAGGCGCACCCGCGAGGCACGGGGGCTGCTGCTCGCCGGGGTGGCCGCGGCGCTGGTCGCCGTCGCCCTGGTGACCGGGCTGTCCGACTACAACGGCCGGGCCGTCGACGCCGGCCAGCGGGCCATGCTGCGCGCCGCGCCGGCCGAGGAACGCAGCGTGCTGCTCAGCGGCACCGGGGGGCGGGACGCCGCCGAGTTCGCCACTCGGGACCGGGCGGTCCGGGAGCGGTTCGCCGCCGGCCTCGGCGGCGTACCGACCTGGGTGGCCGGCGCCCGGTACGGGACCGGGCGGGAGCTGACCGGCGACCTCGGCGCGGCCCGCACCGGCGAGGATCCCGTCTTCGCCAACCTGGTGGACCTCGCCGAGGTGGCCGCCCACGCCGAGCTGACCAGCGGGGCCTGGGCCGTACCCGGCGCCACCCCGACCCAGGTGACCCTGCCGGAGCGGGTCGCCACCACGCTCGGCCTGGCGGCCGGGGACCGTGTGCCGCTGCTGGACCGCGGCTCGGATCGGCGGGGCGAGGTGCTGGTGGCGGGCGTCTGGCGGCCACGGGACCCGGCCGAGGCGTACTGGCGGCTCGCCCCGGGGGCCGGCGGGGCCGACGGCGCCGCCACCTCGTACGGGCCGTTCGTGCTGGACCCCGCCGACTTCACCCGGACCTTCCCCGGCTCGGTCTCGGCGTCCTGGCTGGTGGAGCCGGACCTGGCGAGCGTTCCCCCGAGCCGGCTCGGCGCGGTGAAGCAGGCCCTGGCGGTCGCCGCCGAGCGGGTGCCGGAGGAGGCCGGCCTCGGCTCGTCCGCGCAGACCGTCACCGGCATGGACCGCCTCATCGACCGGCTGGGCCGGGCCGACCTGGTGGGCCGCTCGGCGCTGCTCACCCCGCTGCTGCTGATCCTCGTCCTCGGCGGCTACGCGCTGGTGCTGGTCGCCGCGCTGCTCAACGAGGACCGGCGGGCGCAGACGGCGCTGCTGCGGGCCCGGGGCGCGGCGCGCGGCCAGCTCGCCGGGCTGGCCGTGCGGGAGGCGACGCTGGTGGTGCTGCCGGCCGCGCTGCTCGCGCCCCCGCTGGCCGGGGAGGCGCTGCGCCGCGTCGGCGGCTCCGGCCTGCCGCTCGACGCGGGCGGCGGCCGTACGGCCTGGGCGGTGGCCCTGGCCGCGGCGCTCGGCTGCCTGCTGGCGATGGTGCTGCCGGCGCTGCGCCGGGCCGGCACCTACGTCGCCGACATGGCCGCCCGGTCCCGCCCCACCCGGGGCGCGGCGGTGCAGCGGGCCAGCGTCGACCTCGCGCTGGTGCTGCTCGCCGTGCTCGCCTGGGCGCAGCTGCGGCAGTACTCCTCGCCGCTGGCCGGCGCGGGCGGCCGGCTCGGCATCGACCCGCTGCTCGCGGCCGCGCCGATCGTCGGCGTGCTGGCGGGCGCGGTGCTGGCGCTGCGGCTGCTGCCCCCCGCCACCCGGTACGCCGAGCGGTTCGTCGACCGCAGGCCGTGGACGGCCACCATGTTCGGCATGTGGCAGGCCGGCCGCCGCCCGCACGCCGGCCCGGTGCTGCTGCTCGCACTGGCCGTCGGCGGCAGCACCCTCGCCTGGTCCCTGGTGACCACCTGGGAGCGGTCGCACGTCGACCAGGCCGACTACGCGGTCGGCGCGGACCTGCGGGCCGTCGAGCGCACCGGGGCCGCCCCGCGGGACCGGGCCGCCCGGCTCGCGGCGGTGCTCGGGCTGGCCGGGGCGCTGCCGGCCTGGCGGGACGAGGTCCGGCTCGGCCGTGACGACCTGCCGACCACCGTGGTCGCCCTGGACGCCGCCGCCGCGCCGCAGGTCGTCCGGCTCGACGAGCGGCTCGCCGACGAGCCGGTGCGCGGCCTGCTGGACCGGATGGTGGCGGCCCGCGGCGCGCCCGCCGGGGTAGCACTGTCGGCCACCGCGCGCCGGCTCACCGGCATCCTGCGCACCCCGGTCAGCGACGAGATCGCCCCGCACCGGGTCGACGTCGTCGCACTGCTGGCCGGCCCGGGCGGGCTGACCTGGCGGGTGCCGCTGGCCAGCGGTGAAAGCGACGGGCGGCCCGTCCCGTTCGGCGTCGAGCTGCCCGCCACCGCCGGCGGGCAGCTGCGGCTCGTCGGGTTCGGCGCGGACGCCGGCGACGCCCAGGGGCGGGCGTACCGGCTGGTGGTCGGCGACCTGGCGCAGGTCGACGCGGACGGCGCGAGCGGCCCCGTCCCGCTGTCCGGTCGATGGGCGCTGGCCGACACCGTCCAGCACCCCAAGCCCACCCTCGGGGTGAGCACGGCCGGCGTCGACGTCACGTACGAGGTTGATTTTCGCGCGGGCGGCCGGTTCGCGTACCAGCCGCCGGCCCGGTTCGCCGTGGTCCCGGGCGACCCGAACCCGCCGGTGCCGGCCCTGCTCACGCCGGCCGTCCGGGAGGCGTTGAGCCTCCGGCTCGGCGACACCGTCACGGTGTCGCTGTCCGGGCTGTCGGTGCCGGTCACCGTCGTCGGCGAGCTGGACGCGGTGCCCACCACCAGCGCCGCCGGCATGCTGCTCGACCTGCCCGCCGCCGCGGACTGGCTGCTCCGCCACCGGGGCGGGGACCGGCCGCCGACGGAGTGGTGGCTGCGCGCCGACGGCGGCGACCCGGCCGGGGTGGCCGACGCCGTCCGGAAGCTGCCGGGGGTGAGCGTGCTCGACCGGCGGGAGACCGCCGAGGCGGCCGCGGGCGACCCGTACTGGCTGGGCGCGCGGACCGGGCTGCTCGCCGCCGCGCTCGGCGCGGTCCTGCTCGCCCTCGTCGGCCTCGGCGTGGACGTCTGGGCCACCGCCCGGCACCGGCTCGGCGAGTTCGCCGTGCTGCACACCCTCGGCGGTTCGCCCCGGCTGCTGGCCCGGGCGCTGCTGGCCGAGCAGACGTTCCTGGCCGGCATCGGGGTGACGGTCGGGCTGCTGGTCGGGGCCGGCGTCGCGGCGACGACGGCGCCGCTGGTGATCCTCACCCCGGCCGCCGGCCGCCCGGTGCCCGAGGCCGCCTTCGTGTTGCCCTGGGCGCCGGTCGGGCTGACCGCCGTCGGCCTGCTCCTGGTCGCGCTGGCGTTCAGCGCGGCCATCGCCACCGGCCTCCGGCAGCGGGTGGCCGCCCTGCAACTGCGGATCGGGGGAGACCGGTGA
- a CDS encoding SRPBCC family protein has protein sequence MRFEVATEISADVERVWAVLADVERWPEWTASVRSARRLEPGPLTVGSTARLEQPRLRTAVWRVVAAEPPHGFVWVSRAPGVRTRGGHRIVPLGDGRVRVELTLEQSGLLARPVGWRYGELVRRYLGMEAEGLRRRCEQG, from the coding sequence ATGCGCTTCGAGGTGGCCACGGAGATATCCGCCGACGTCGAGCGGGTGTGGGCGGTCCTCGCCGACGTCGAGCGGTGGCCGGAGTGGACCGCCTCGGTGCGGTCGGCGCGACGGCTGGAGCCCGGGCCGCTGACCGTCGGCTCGACCGCCCGGCTGGAGCAGCCCCGGCTGCGTACCGCCGTGTGGCGGGTCGTGGCGGCCGAGCCGCCACACGGCTTCGTCTGGGTCTCCCGGGCACCGGGCGTGCGCACCCGGGGCGGTCACCGGATCGTTCCGCTGGGCGACGGCCGGGTCCGGGTCGAGCTGACCCTGGAGCAGTCCGGCCTGCTGGCGCGGCCGGTGGGCTGGCGCTACGGCGAGCTGGTGCGACGCTACCTCGGAATGGAGGCCGAGGGCCTCAGGCGCCGCTGCGAGCAGGGCTGA
- a CDS encoding FtsX-like permease family protein encodes MDEAALYRIAAEGQRRYQRQGAVTGGEPPLPPRVSTWSARRAQLGGAGVNGVLVFGFATGAAGGAALGLLALAFVVLAGARDRGQALSRLRTMGLSRRQWRGLVLVELAPLVLVSVLTGALVGALLPVLLTPVLGLGAFTGGAPVAIRFEPGLVTAGLGLAVLALGFAVTVETLNNRRLRLGEVLRLGEES; translated from the coding sequence GTGGACGAGGCCGCGCTGTACCGGATCGCCGCGGAGGGACAACGCCGCTACCAGCGACAGGGGGCGGTGACCGGCGGCGAGCCCCCGCTCCCGCCACGGGTGTCCACCTGGTCGGCCCGCCGGGCGCAGCTCGGCGGCGCCGGGGTGAACGGCGTGCTGGTCTTCGGCTTCGCCACCGGGGCGGCCGGCGGTGCCGCGCTGGGCCTGCTGGCGCTGGCGTTCGTCGTGCTCGCCGGGGCCCGGGACCGGGGGCAGGCGCTGTCCCGGCTGCGCACCATGGGGCTGTCCCGCCGGCAGTGGCGGGGCCTGGTGCTGGTCGAGTTGGCGCCGCTGGTGCTGGTGTCGGTGCTCACCGGGGCGCTGGTGGGCGCGCTGCTGCCGGTGCTGCTGACCCCCGTGCTCGGCCTGGGCGCGTTCACCGGGGGTGCGCCCGTGGCCATCCGGTTCGAACCCGGCCTGGTCACCGCCGGTCTCGGACTGGCCGTGCTGGCCCTCGGCTTCGCGGTCACCGTCGAGACCCTGAACAACCGTCGGTTGCGCCTCGGTGAGGTGCTGCGGCTCGGAGAGGAGAGCTGA
- a CDS encoding alpha/beta hydrolase → MRRVRLTLTGLVAAAVVTAGCTLPALAPRTEGDGEAAAPGTAPTWRACPEVAEDLVGRGAPDMRYECARIAVPRNWGGGNGATAGPGAGQTFEIALLRARSTKQRDRIGTLVINPGGPGGSGVDTAVYLSFGPPFGGLPPSVTERFDIVGFDPRGVSRSSPVKCIPDADLDASFGYDPDPRSQESFDGYQALNRRIGGGCGDRYGDQLALYGTEQAARDMDAVRAAVGDEKLTYLGYSYGTLLGATYAQLYPQRVRALVLDGAVDPTQKLVDSSESQAKGFERAFDNFTRWCAANAGRCPLAPDARAAVNSAIDKARVSPARGSGGREATAGWVFYAVISSLYTESGWQELARAIDRLDGGDPTEVFRLADAYAGRGDDGRYSNLFDANLAVNCTDEAEKPSVQRIRELQSEWRRKYPLFGPALAVGMLSCQEWPGASDPYPTGRAAGAPPIVVVGTTGDPATPYEQTPKLAAMLGVGRVLTWEGEGHTAYPQTTCVTDAVDAYLISLRVPREGLRCPAR, encoded by the coding sequence ATCCGCCGGGTCCGGCTGACCCTGACCGGGCTCGTCGCGGCGGCGGTGGTCACCGCCGGCTGCACGCTGCCGGCCCTGGCGCCGCGCACCGAGGGCGACGGCGAGGCGGCGGCGCCGGGCACCGCACCGACCTGGCGGGCCTGCCCGGAGGTCGCCGAGGACCTGGTGGGCCGCGGCGCGCCCGACATGCGTTACGAGTGCGCGCGGATCGCCGTGCCGCGCAACTGGGGCGGCGGCAACGGCGCGACGGCCGGCCCGGGTGCCGGGCAGACGTTCGAGATCGCCCTGTTGCGGGCCCGTTCGACGAAGCAGCGGGATCGGATCGGCACCCTGGTGATCAACCCGGGCGGCCCCGGCGGCTCCGGGGTGGACACGGCGGTCTACCTCTCCTTCGGCCCGCCGTTCGGGGGCCTGCCCCCGTCGGTCACCGAGCGGTTCGACATCGTGGGTTTCGACCCGCGCGGGGTCTCCCGGTCCAGCCCGGTCAAGTGCATCCCGGACGCCGACCTGGACGCCAGCTTCGGCTACGACCCCGACCCGCGCTCGCAGGAGTCCTTCGACGGCTACCAGGCTCTCAACCGGCGCATCGGCGGGGGCTGCGGCGACAGGTACGGCGACCAGCTCGCGCTCTACGGCACCGAGCAGGCCGCCCGGGACATGGACGCGGTCCGCGCGGCGGTCGGCGACGAGAAGTTGACCTACCTCGGCTACTCGTACGGGACGCTGCTCGGCGCCACCTACGCCCAGCTCTACCCGCAGCGCGTCCGGGCCCTGGTGCTCGACGGCGCGGTCGACCCGACGCAGAAGCTGGTCGACAGCTCGGAGAGCCAGGCGAAGGGCTTCGAGCGCGCCTTCGACAACTTCACCCGGTGGTGCGCGGCCAACGCCGGGCGCTGCCCCCTCGCCCCCGACGCCCGGGCCGCGGTCAACTCGGCGATCGACAAGGCCCGGGTCTCCCCGGCCCGCGGCTCAGGCGGCCGCGAGGCCACGGCGGGCTGGGTCTTCTACGCGGTCATCTCCTCGCTTTACACGGAGTCGGGCTGGCAGGAGCTGGCCCGGGCGATCGACCGGCTGGACGGCGGCGACCCGACGGAGGTGTTCCGGCTGGCCGACGCGTACGCCGGCCGGGGCGACGACGGGCGCTACTCGAACCTCTTCGACGCCAACCTCGCGGTCAACTGCACGGACGAGGCCGAGAAGCCGAGCGTGCAGCGGATCCGCGAGCTGCAGTCGGAGTGGCGGCGCAAGTACCCGCTGTTCGGCCCGGCGCTGGCGGTCGGGATGCTGAGCTGCCAGGAGTGGCCTGGCGCGAGCGACCCGTACCCGACCGGCAGGGCGGCCGGCGCGCCGCCGATCGTGGTGGTGGGCACCACGGGCGACCCGGCGACGCCGTACGAGCAGACGCCGAAGCTGGCCGCGATGCTCGGCGTGGGTCGGGTCCTGACATGGGAGGGCGAGGGGCACACGGCGTACCCGCAGACCACCTGCGTCACGGACGCGGTGGACGCGTACCTGATCTCGCTGCGGGTGCCGCGCGAGGGCCTGCGCTGCCCGGCCCGCTGA
- a CDS encoding ABC transporter ATP-binding protein has translation MTATVEASVVPDLAALQERAAQRAADRAGGHDRLRGHIVCDGLVRIFKTEGVEVVALQGLDLVIDRGELVAIVGASGSGKSTLLNILSGLDTPTAGIARVAEYDLLALSARRRLSYRRHLVGFVWQQTGRNLLPYLTALENVELPMKLAGRRGRRARRERARELLDLVGVGYCADRRPGQLSGGEQQRCAVAVAVANDPEVLFADEPTGELDEATGAEVFAALRQINAELGVTVVVVTHDQAVATQVRRTVAIRDGRTSSEVRRTARVGADGSTELVSEEYAVLDRTGRVQLPASFVDALALRDRVRLNLETDHVEVRPGDRADAERSEND, from the coding sequence ATGACAGCCACCGTGGAGGCTTCCGTCGTACCGGACCTGGCCGCCCTGCAGGAGCGGGCCGCGCAGCGCGCGGCCGACCGGGCCGGCGGGCACGACCGGCTGCGCGGGCACATCGTCTGCGACGGACTGGTCCGGATCTTCAAGACCGAGGGCGTCGAGGTGGTCGCCCTGCAGGGGCTCGACCTGGTCATCGACCGGGGCGAGCTGGTCGCGATCGTGGGCGCGTCCGGGTCCGGCAAGTCGACCCTGCTGAACATCCTCTCCGGCCTGGACACCCCGACCGCCGGGATCGCCCGGGTGGCCGAGTACGACCTGCTCGCCCTCTCCGCCCGGCGCCGGCTGAGCTACCGCCGGCACCTGGTCGGCTTCGTCTGGCAGCAGACCGGGCGCAACCTGCTGCCGTACCTGACCGCGCTGGAGAACGTCGAGCTGCCGATGAAGCTGGCCGGCCGGCGCGGGCGGCGGGCGCGCCGGGAGCGGGCGCGGGAGCTGCTCGACCTGGTCGGCGTGGGGTACTGCGCCGACCGGCGGCCGGGCCAGCTCAGCGGCGGTGAGCAGCAGCGCTGCGCGGTGGCGGTGGCGGTGGCCAACGACCCGGAGGTGCTGTTCGCCGACGAGCCGACCGGCGAGCTGGACGAGGCCACCGGCGCGGAGGTCTTCGCCGCCCTGCGGCAGATCAACGCCGAGCTGGGCGTGACCGTCGTCGTGGTCACCCATGACCAGGCGGTGGCCACCCAGGTCCGCCGGACCGTCGCGATCCGCGACGGCCGGACCTCCTCCGAGGTACGCCGCACCGCGCGCGTCGGCGCGGACGGCAGCACGGAGCTGGTCAGCGAGGAGTACGCGGTGCTCGACCGCACCGGCCGGGTGCAGCTGCCGGCGTCGTTCGTCGACGCGCTGGCCCTGCGCGACCGGGTGCGCCTCAACCTGGAAACCGACCACGTCGAGGTGCGGCCGGGCGACCGGGCCGACGCCGAACGGAGCGAGAATGACTGA
- a CDS encoding potassium channel family protein, which translates to MQPGSAWTAAALRKIYRGLVWLANSPRTLIASYLLMIVVAGILYSQAERRSAGDSVWWAVVTASTVGYGDISPTTWQGSTLAAPLVSTMVLLVVPLITAHFARRLIVDDDAFEHAEQEELKADVRRMRVLLEELAARQGIALPAELASAAAEGPADGPGRWVG; encoded by the coding sequence GTGCAGCCTGGTTCGGCATGGACGGCTGCTGCCCTCCGCAAGATCTACCGCGGGCTGGTCTGGTTAGCCAACTCACCCCGGACGCTGATCGCGTCGTACCTGCTGATGATCGTGGTGGCCGGGATCCTCTACAGCCAGGCCGAGCGCAGGAGCGCCGGTGACTCGGTGTGGTGGGCCGTGGTGACCGCCTCCACGGTCGGCTACGGGGACATCTCCCCGACCACCTGGCAGGGGAGTACCCTCGCCGCGCCGCTCGTCTCGACCATGGTGCTGCTGGTCGTCCCGCTGATCACCGCGCACTTCGCCAGGCGGCTCATCGTGGACGACGACGCCTTCGAGCACGCCGAGCAGGAGGAGCTGAAGGCTGACGTGCGGCGGATGCGGGTGCTGCTGGAGGAGTTGGCGGCCCGGCAGGGGATCGCGTTGCCGGCCGAGCTCGCCTCGGCTGCGGCGGAGGGACCGGCTGACGGGCCAGGCCGGTGGGTGGGCTGA
- a CDS encoding GNAT family N-acetyltransferase, with the protein MSDVIFREAIRADLPAIIGLLADDVLGKARDCTEVDEAYERAFSDITADPRNHLVVAERDGALVGCMQVTYIPGLGRHGAERSLIESVRVRSDLRGQGLGRQMMAWAIEQASRRGCALVQLTTDKTRTDAHRFYLGLGFVASHEGMKLPL; encoded by the coding sequence ATGAGCGACGTGATCTTCCGCGAGGCGATCCGGGCCGACCTGCCCGCAATCATCGGCCTGCTGGCCGACGACGTGCTGGGCAAGGCCCGCGACTGCACCGAGGTCGACGAGGCGTACGAGCGGGCGTTCTCGGACATCACGGCCGACCCGCGCAACCACCTGGTGGTGGCCGAGCGGGACGGCGCCCTGGTCGGCTGCATGCAGGTCACCTACATCCCAGGGCTGGGCCGGCACGGGGCCGAGCGCTCGCTGATCGAGTCGGTGCGGGTGCGCTCCGACCTGCGGGGACAGGGGCTGGGCCGGCAGATGATGGCCTGGGCGATCGAGCAGGCGAGCCGGCGCGGCTGCGCGCTGGTGCAGCTCACCACGGACAAGACGAGGACGGACGCGCACCGCTTCTACCTGGGTCTCGGCTTCGTGGCCAGCCACGAGGGCATGAAACTCCCCCTCTGA